AGCCATGGAGCAGGACATTCTGGAACACATTTGACAGTTACTCACAGAAAAGCACATGTGACCATGCACTTTTAACCTTTGACCGAAGCAGGCTCCAGAGGGAGACATCACAGACAATCCTGTGGATTTAAGATGCTGAGATACATTTGTATCTCTGCTGCCGTTATCATTGTGGGGTGTAATTAAAACTCAAATGATACCGTCCTCGTGTGGTAAGAATTGATCCTGaattttcttttacattgtCAAGTAGATCTTGCTGAcccaaaaaagtaagaatttTTCCAAATGTTGGAAATCTTGTGAGGGGGCATTCTGTGGGAGCAGAGACAGTATCGAGTACTGGCAGAGTAGACATTGAGCGGTACATCATAGGTGATAAATCTGAGGCGATGGCGTTTGCAGAGTGAAATCCAGCAGAACATGACAGGTTATCACTACATGGATGTGGCAGGAGATGTGCGGCCACTGCATCTCGTGTAGTCGAGGGATCAGGGAAGGATAGCGATTCATTTGGCTTTGATTTCCCTATAGTTGCTGCCATCTTCCTTCTTCCCTGAGGCCCCTTTCTTGGACCTTCCCCCGATAAATTCAAGTGAAGCATAATTCAACTCCTGCCTCTCCATTCCTGCCATAGAGCCCACAGCTTGATAATCCCCGTCTTCTCCCTGCAAACAGAGGAACCAGGACACAAAATCAGAGGCATGATCCTCAAGTGAGTTTGTGTTTCACAAATTATAAGGATGCAGTACCAGATATGTTAGGGGTTACTGGTCGATGACTGATGAGAAGATTGAGATGTTTTCTGTTAGTTTGTTCTAGTAATAAAGCGGCCATGCAAAAGGCAGTTTCAGAAACAAAGATTTCCGGACACAAAAGTTGTGGCGCAAGAAGATGCatctatctttcttttttttttactggtgtTTATTTAGGAACCTTACCGTGGTCTCCTCTAGAATGGAGTTAAACTTTGAACCCAACAGCTCTGTCTTAAGCTGTGCAAGAGttagaggagagaaaaacagacagaaaatgcaGAGAAGCAATGAAAGCAAGAGAAAACAGTGTTTGGAAAGGTCATGGTTATGACTATTGGACCTGTAGTGGGACAGATTGCTTCTGTGACCTCATTTCGAAATGAGTGGAGGTAGTTTACAAcaacatcaaaaaaaaaaaaaggaaacctggGAATGGTGACATCAGCATGTCTCACCACTTTCTTCCTGAGATTTTGTTTGTCCTTCTTGACTGCGCTGTAGTACAAAGCTGGGTTCTCCAGGACCACATCCTGCCTAGGGTTGCCATTCTCTCTGGGGGACGGAGTCACATGATCAAACTCTGCCTTGACTGCCACTAAGGCAGGATGACATGCCAAGCCTGGGCATCCATTTTAAAACTCTATGAGGTAATGCTGGCGGACACCTGTGACTGTGAGTGACATGGTTATTTTATGGGTTTAGATGCAGACCTAATGCTTATTTCAGGGATGGTCACCAGAGAAAGCTTGCAAATTTCAAGTTCTATGTATGCCATGAGCATAAACTAAATCAGCTTGGTTAGAGGGGTCACCGTGAACTAGGCTGTGTTTTAGGGTAGCAGCTCAAGGATGCAGAAGCAGGGTTACTGCAGGGAAATGCCTGTAAACTATGAGGTCAGTCCAGCCCTTTATTCTGCTCCACATGGGAGGAGATGTCAACCAGGAattgcatttttaataaaactgcTACAGAAACAAGCATCCATATTAATCCTGCTTTTTGTTTTAGAATGGATGACAAGGCTTAAGTGTTTccttggattttaaaaaaaaaggcacagcgGGGATAATGACGAAATCTGCCTTGCATTGGCCTCTCTGTTAGTTTGACATCGATACtcactttttgttgttgtgaccAACGTATCTTACAGCTGCAATGATGAAGGCTATGACGGCCACTCCCCCAATGGTGCCCACTATAACCGCCATCATATACTTTTCTGAAATCAAAAACGCACCAATTCAGTaacagacggacagacaaacagacaaacaatgtCCCAAACAAATATAGACCGATGTCAAAGATGTTCAAAATCATTTATAATAGattaggaaaacaaacaaacaaaaaagactgTCAAATGGTGCTAAAAAGTTGTCCAAGATCCCACCTATATCAACATCTGGCTGAATAAAAGCATGGTTCAAATAAACTATTCTATATCTTGTGTACTATGCATCTGTGATGACTcactctcctgctgcagctccagttgaACACTCTTCCTTCCATACATGTTGAAGACGCTGCAGTGGACATTGACAGCAGGACCATTGTCTGCCCGCTCGCCTTTCTCTCGCAGCTTGATCATACCAGTGGTGGTGTGGCCGTCAGTGTGTGAGAAGAAGTTGTACTGGCCGTCAGTTTCATTGACAGTAATGTTCAGGTCAGGCAGGTAGAACTCTATGGTCGGCTCTGGGTTTCCTGAGGCCATACAGACACACTGGACCCCTTCCCTCACCACGGTACACTTTGACTCATCCAGAAAGACAGGTGCATCTGTTTTTTtaagcacagaaaaaaaacactctcTCATTGAAggcattatatatatatgtgtgtgtgtgtgttgtgtgtgtgtgtgtgtgtgtgtgtgtgtgtgtgtgtgtgtgtgtgtgtggatggatggatggatggatggatatatgtgtgtgtatgtgtgtgtgtttatatatatgtttatatctatctatctatctgctttggaatacctcttcatcaactgcagacccttctattctccgcgtgagttcacttcattcattctggcctctgtttacatctcgccacctgatccccacatacagacagaaacttaaactaacaaagccatccgtgagcaccacgaagagatggaccagtgaggctgtggaggagctgcgcacgtgcttggatacaactgactgggacatgtttaaaggggccacacatgatctggatgagtacacggacactgtgacctcatatatccatttttgtgaggagcgcattctaccaacgcgcactagggtgagttattccaatgacaagccctggttcacaccgaaactcagacagatcaggaaagaaaaggaagcagcgctgaaaagtggagacagagactgatacagagaggccaaataccggtttagcaaggaactgaggagagctaaatctgtgtattcggagaaacttcagcagcagtttactgctaacgactctgcttctgtgtggagaggcctgaggcagatcaccgactacaggcctcaggcttcaaagggtcaggacgacaaagccctttgtcagagcctgtccctccactatgcccgctttgacacctcgtcagccatgcccaacacctcccctccccccagtgtcactgcccccatggacctcactccatcaaaggcagttccctcctcctccccccctccactcaccatcactcaccatcagtccccccccatcacttaccaccagttcccccctcctccccccctccattcaccatcagtgaacaggatgtgcgaaggcagttcgccaggttgaacccgcgcaaggcccctggcccggacggcgtgtctccttccaccctgaggcactgcgcagaggagctgactcctgtcttcacagacatcttcaactcctccctggagtcgtgccaggtgccagcctgcctcaaaacctcaaccatcgtccctgtccccaagaagccacggatcactgggcttaacgactacagacctgtggcgctcacctctgtagtcatgaagtccttagagtgCCTGATCCtgagcccctttgcccccccttgccctcatggactcccccatcaccatcgcggactccttccgcttcctgggcgccaccatcacccgggaccttaagtgggagccaaccatcagctccctcatcaagaaggcccagcaaaggatgttcttcctacagcagctgaggaagctcaaactgcctcccaggatgttggcgcagttttatacggccatcacctcctccatcctcacctcctccatcactgtgtggtatggtggtgccaccgccagggacagactaaggctgcagcgcgttGTGCGCGCTGCCaagaaagtgatcggctgcaggcttccatccatccaggacctgtatatctccaggacccggaggcgtgcaggtcggatcacggccgacccttcccaccctggtcacggactgttttcccccctcccctcaggcaggagactacggtccattcggaccaaaacctcccgctacatgaacagcttcttcccctctgccatcaggctgctgaacaccaagtgacttatcacttaagcaccatgtacagcagccagtcggactcacgaacaatacatcacattactcctgcattgacctgcactatttcttactatttatgtatatactgtatatatgtcttattttattttatttatcttattctagtgttgtcttttttatgttgaatgtcgcagcgtcacaccaagacaaattcctagcttgtgtaatactgtgtattacatgaacaatggcaataaatctgattcaattcaattcaatcaatcaatcaatcaatcaatcaatcaatcaatcaatcaatcaatcaatcaatctatctatctatctatctatctatctatctatctatctatctatctatctatctatctatctatcgatatagatatatagatatagatatgtatatctatatatatatatatatatatctccctcgccctcctgggcagtGCCGCCTTCAGATTCGGGTCCTCTATCATATACATTAACGGTTTTAGACAGTGAACCACTCACATTCAACAGTGATGTTAAAGGAACTGCTGGCTCTTCCATGCTCGTTCTCCGCCAGGCAGCGGTACTGTCCATCTCCCTGTGGTGTGATCTCCACAATCTCCAGCACTGACAGCTCATCAGCAGTGATGGTGCCCACTAGCTCCCCGTCCTTTAGCCAGGTGAGGGTGGGTGCCGGGCTTCCCTGGGTACTGCAGTGCAACGCTAGTGTGGTTCCCTCTTGGACAATCATAGATTCATTTACCACAGGTTCACGTGGTGGGTCTGCAACACAATTTCTTTGCTGTTTCATCATATTGAATATGTGTGCAGTGTTAGCTGTTCAAATAAGCTtaaacagcaggaacacactAGAAATAAAAGGCCAGAATCTCAAAAAATGCTACCTTGAGTCGTAAATAGCTTTTGTAGAATTTCTTAATACATAAGctcttgttttgtttattcTTTACAGACATAATGGGAATAATTTGGGCTTTAAGAATTAAACTGTTACATGATATTTATTGTCTTGTCATGCTTTCCTATatgttcaacagcaacaagtgaCAACTCTAGACAATACCGGACTGTTACTTTTCATTGCTGTAAAGTTCAGCAGTGCAATATGATGGCGAATCCTATAGATTTAGAGCTAGAAAAGAAGCTTTCTTGTAAATACCAAAAAGACAACATTATTTATtgttctattttttattttgaaaatgctgAGCATATGTCTGAACAGCTAAACGGAAGATTCCAGTAAGGTATCTAGGGTATCTAAGAAGTTATCAGGACACTCTgagaaaagatttttaaaatcaatgtaAACTCTTAAATGTAATAGTACTATCTGATATCAGATATGTAAAGTTGTTTTAAAATTGGACTGTGACTTACACTTGACCGCCAGATACATGGAGGTGTTCATAATGCCGTAGCCATTGTCTCCGACGCAAGTATAGATTCCCTCCTTGGTAGGTGTCACATCAtccagggagagagaaaggttGGATGCTGTATCCCACAGAAGCTCATTTTCACCAAACAACCAAGAGATCCTTGGTGGAGGGTTACTGTCCACCTCACAGTGGAGCATCACAGAACTGCCCTCCATCACCTCTGAGGACACGTTCACCCACACAGAGCGAGGAGCATCTGGAAAAAAGGTGTAATATGTAACATCCCTTGTGTGATGCGTGTTTAATTATACTATTAAATCCATAATCAGCCATAGCTGCATTCTGCTTTTTAAACTACAGGACTGGATATGTACATGTAGATCCAAtccaattaaatcaaatcaaattgaTTTCAAGCCCAGAAATCACATAATTTGCCTCAGAGAGATTTACAATCTGCACAGTTCTGACATCCTCTGTCCTTAAACCCTCGACCCGGTCAGGAAAAtcttcaaaaacacatttagaggAAACGATTTTTCTATTAGAAGTGATGGCTACTTAGCATTTTAACCGTGCTAGCCATCACTGGCTTTTGACCGTACTAGACACCAGCATGGTTCAGTCTAACTTAAATGCAGGGCCTTTCAATTTTTGTGTCCTGTTTCCAATAAGATTGAATTATTTCAATTACTGATTATTGCTTAGGCATGCAGGTAAGATAAACTTCCACTTgcaattgtttttaaaaagtgaacaATACCAGATTTCTATTGCCCTTTTTGGCTAAATTAAAGCattcatgatttatttatttttgggacCAATATGAAAAGAACTAGAAAACAAGACTTTATGCTGAACAGACCACAAAGTCAATCACATGCTGTTGTTGCAGAGAGTCcctcattttaatttcattaataatacattggggaaaaaaggttttggAGTGTAGTGTTGCTTCAGTTTGTGCGTTCCtctctaaaaaaataaataaattagcttCAACATCTATTGGAAGAAACAACGAGTCCCCTTTATTAAGGGGACTTGGGGCTAGGCTGAGAACCAGAGGGTTCCAGTTCActtagggccctgcgatgagcctCCACCCATACGTAGCTGGAtttaggctccagcaccctccccagtcaagaaaaataagaaaacatccAATGAGACTAAAGCATAAGCTGAGTGAAAAAAGTACGAAAAAGCTTGATCATAATGAACTAAAGCTTACTGTAAGTTTTAATGAACTTACACTTGATGTCAAGTGAGATGAGCCGCTCATACACCAGAGTTGTGTTGGGATAATAGACCCTGCAACCCAAAAGCTGCCCATTGTGCATGGGTCTGGGTGTGAATCTGAGGGTACTGGAGAGTACCGCAGAGTTGTCATTGGCCAAGTATTCAGAGCTGAACTCTGGGTCAGGCAGGTAGTCAGTGTACATCCACTGGACCTGTGGGGTCATGCTGGGACAGTTGTCTGGAGCGGAGCACATCAACTCCAGCTCATTGTCACTGACGATATCCTCGGGGACGTCAATGTTGGGCTGATCTggtgaacagaacagaacagaaaaataGAGTTTTATTGACTATATTATTTTACCTTGATCCCCCAGCTCAGTAATAAACAgaaaattacaataaaatgaTTTATCATTATAATTATTTTGTATGGAGTGGCTCATTCAGCTTCTTTAAGGCAGCTGGGGCTAGTCCCCCATAATAACATGacagctgttattattattatattattatattattattattatcattattattattattattattatcattgttattattattattattatcattgttgttgttgttagcaaATACAGCACTAACACTGGGAAAAAGCTAGAAAGCGTCTGCCTGAAGCTACTGTATCTTCTAAATAAAACATTGCAAGTCACTTAGCAAATAGAAAGATTTATAGATATAGGTCAGATTTAGATCTCATAATAGTATACATATCTGATGTTTCAAGGTTATTCTAAAGATCATTGCAGCTGTTGTAATGCAGGTTTAAAGTTTAATGCATAGTGATGAGGGATTTacccagaaccttcagctcAGAATAGTCAGGGAAGGTGTACATGTTCGCTCCGCCGAGGTCAGCACGAAAATAGTATTTCCCTGAGTGCTCTGCCCCGATGTTGTTGATGAGCAGGGTGcagttcctctgctgcaggtcaccCAACAGCTCTGTGCGGCCCTTGTAGCTCTCATGCACGACGTCCGTGCGTGTCTTGAAGACGACAGGAGGGAAAAGTTGGGGGTAGGGCTGTCCAAAGTACCAGATGCCATGAACGCCACGGTAGGGCCTGATACCAGATGGATAAATGAAAGTGCACGGGATGACCACACAGGAGTTTGTCATGGCAGAGATTTCTCGGGGTAACCAAACATTCCACTGGCAATTGACTTCTAAATAAAGATAAGAAGCAGAATGTGATTATAGACAAACAGTTGATGTAGGCATACATTCACCTTAACATTGTCTTATATTTAACAAATACAAATCTTATTGGATGTAGGGCGTGAAGAGCCTCTTGTTTGCGAGCCAAAAAATTATTGTAATTCCTGAAAACGTTTGCACAGATGGGCCTATTTTGGCACAGTTCTGGTGGCTGTGATGGATGCTAACACACAGAGAGGACATCAATGAAACATAGGTCCCGTTACGTAAACAATGATGCATAAAATGCCAACGCAGCGTGCTCTAATCTAAAAGTTTTGAAAAAGATGGCACACATTACATAGCATGCAATTTTAATACATTTCTAATCTATTACCATCTAATACAAGCCCCCTGACAGTCTATACTATTGATTGCTATAGACACTTGTataattgttttccttttcttattATTAAAGCAATTTCACAGATATTAAAGTTACAACTTTATTATAACACTTTTGGGTTTTCATCTGTCAAAATGAGACCTTGTTACACAAATGTTGAGGCGTAAGTTAGAAGTTATTGCAGCTCCCATATGCAGCAGATATAGTaatatttgattattttcattttattgatgAATACATGACACACGAAGTACAGGAATTAATTACCATTGATGATTAGCAGCAGTGGAAAAACGAGCTTCAAACACCACATGGTTTCCACCTAAGGTTGGACCATAGACCTCTGGAACACACAACGCGTTCTGTCTGTTAAAGCACATGCGTCATCAGGAGAGCAACAAGTTTGAAATGTCTTGTTTCCATCGGTGTTCCAGCATGACTCACGCTCTGCATTAGCACATACGAATCATGCACAGGATCAAAAGCACTTAGTGATTCGCTCATGAGCTGAGCACAAAAACGTATGAGAACCTTGGTTAATCTTCATGatttagcatttttttctgTGAACACATCACAAAGAAAATGCAGTGCAGAGATTCCAATGTGTTGATGTTATTTTCTGTCAGAAATTCCACATTTTCACAGATAAAATAATTTGGCTTCATATTTATAAAGGTGAAAAAGCAACTGCATCCAAGAATGAGTAAGTTATCCATCCTTTTCCCGTCATGGGAAATATTCGAGTTTTACAATACACTTTTACAATAACAAACTAACGTTCTACTTAAATCTCAACTGGGAATCATGTTCATACATTTGAAATAATAGAATTTTACACAGTGGTCATCAAAATGCTGTTAATATGTGTAATGTTTTATATAGAGGTTTACCTAGAAACACGGACAGGCACAGACTGAAGCTCAATGAGGCAGCTTCTCAGCAGCTCCACGGGACAGTCTCACACCCAGAAACCTTAACAGTTATCGTCTccttaaatgaaatgaaaaaacagtgaaatcagCTCCGCTAGTTGGTAGCATGCTGCCTCCCCATACCAACCACCATTAGTTGAACAGTCAACACCATATAATTTGTGTTTAACAAGAAATGAATATAGGCTTTAATTCAGAGTGTCGATTATTTGGTTTCACAGCATTTCCTACTCAGCTTTTATCCAATAAAGGTAGTATAAATGTAAAGGATCTCTTTTGTATGCTATGACCCCGAGGTGTCAGTAAGAACATGAAATTTTGCTTTCCCTTCTTGAACTTCCTCAACCCTCCTGCATTTATTTGAGGATTCTTCTGCTGCCACTTTGTGGTCATATGACCAGTGTTGCTCCCTCTCCactaaagaaaaatgaaaatgcacaTACGTGCATAGGTTAGACCTCGGGGGTTATTATACAGTATGTAACGGAGGGTACGTTTTTGAAACGCACCAAAACAAGAgcagtgtttttcctttttgttgaaaatgtaaTCACAACCTAAATGAAATCTATAACTGTTAACATGATGATACATGTGTGGTGAATACAGTGTTAATAGATGCACCAGTAGAAGGAGAGAATTTAGCTTCATGTTGAAGCAGCCTGCCTGTGCAGATGGCCGGCGGATTGTGCTTTAGAGCTTGGGTGCTTGGATGTATCATGATTAATACATCCCAACATCCCCCAGAGATTCCATGACTAATATTAGTCTTGTTGAGGACAAGTAAACATTTGCAGGAGGCTGTTGAATTTATTGGGCAGCTCATCATGTAGCCCCACAACagcaaaaataatttaaaactaCAGCTTCTATGTTTGTAGCTGAACTTTGATGAATTTCAGCTCAATTTGAACTTCTGCTTTCAGCTGTTCCTCTGAATGGTGTCACACTGAAACCAACTCTCTCCACCACATCCTCTTTTCAGGTGCTCACtaacttcatgtcctctttcaCTCCATCTCTAAATCTCCTATTTTGGCTTGCTCCATTCTGACCTCCACTGTCTCCAAACCACACTGGACTCACCATCTTGTCTTACTTTTATTCCATTACATCATCTTCCCTATCACTTCCAGTATGCTAGAACCTTCCTATTTACCAATTTATCTACTCACACCCTCCATCGCTCCAGCCTGTGGACTGTGGCATATTTAAaagccaccacctcctctgtctctgctcccTGTCAGCTCAGCTCTATACAGGGGCCTCTCGTACACGTACACATTATATCTTGCTAACTGCTTTGCTAACCttcatttccttcctttccaTGAAATACTTCTACCTCTCTACATTTTCATCCAAAACTGATTCTATGCAAACTTTCGTCCACCTGTTCCCCGCTCTCACCACAGATGACAGTGTCAGCTGCAAACTGATTCTATGCTCCACCTCCTGCCTCACCTCTCTGCCACTCCAGATATCCTCACGTAAACCCGAAGTTCCCCCTTGTTACCTCGGCTTTCTTGAGTTTTATAAAGGGTGACTGTAGCTTCCTCTGAGCTTCTCCATATTCTCCATCAACCACCTCAAAGCAAATGCTGCATCCTCAATGCAATAAAGTCACtgaagtaatttttttttttactgtatttacattaatgccattttttccctttaataTTTATGTGCTTTTCAAGCTATGTGTAGCTCAAAGCCattgggaggaaaaaaatcattacatttttattaatgtgtgtcctctgtctctctctgtatgtgtgAGTATAGAGATAGCGTTGTTCCATCTTTAGACCTTTGTAAGGTCTGCaatgttaaaaataatataGTGATCCAGATCCTtttcagaaaaaataaaaacactaaaaatatcACACTCCATACAGAGAAAATGTTGCACCTGTGAAATCATGTAGGAATAGAGGGGGGGAAACCAAGAGGACATCCCAAAATACAATATATAGGTAGATCAGCTCAGCATATTTGAAATTGTttcagaacattaaaaaaaaggaaatctaaAAAGAATCATTCCAGACCTTTGAAGACATCTTGGCCCATAATACCTCCCTGTTGGCTGTGACAGTCCTAACTAACTCCAATATTGCGTCAAGCTACACCATCTGTACTGCAACAAAAGGCCAAGAGCTGGGTGAGCGTGTACATGCAGGAGGCTTCAGAGAGCAGCCACCACAATGGCCTCATTGATGGCTCAGACAAACGGCTGACACAGTGCACAACATTGCATACATGAGCACACTTTAGGAGATGCACACAACACTTGCCTCATACCAGCCTCAGCACCAGGCTCCTGATCAGGCTTCTTGTTGTTTCACTCCTTCAGATAATCGCCTCGCTCTGAATCCACGCCTGTGGGAAACAACTGAAAATTTAGATATAGATAAGTAAGGAGATGAGGGCAAGGAAAGATAGGGAGTCTGTATGAGCGCTGGTTTACATGTGCCGTGGGCAGTTTAGAAATATGCATACAGGCATTTCTGCAGCCGATTTTGGCCCACTCAAATTTCTTTTCTCCCGCTCCACCGGTTCCTCCAGTTGTCTTGACGTTATGATCAAACTGAATTCAGATCACAGCCACATATGACGACTAAGGAGAAACTTTTCATGATACTCCAGCGAGACACAATAGATATGGCCAATGATAATGTGGAAAGAATGCTGAGCCCAATTGTGTAAGATTGTTAGCTCAAAACACAGAGAACAGGGGCTATATACTAGTTAATAGTACTATAGCGATGTTAAGTAGGTTGGCATTGTAAAACTTATGCAAAACCTGCACTTAAATAAAAGTAGATATCATGTTTTAAAAGGATGTGATTAATAGAAATGAACTATGTCCGTAAGTCTGCATTAAATGCTGTCTATATTTAATTTTGCTCTCCTATTtaaaggagcagagagaggtgggggtACTATTAGATTGTATGTTATCATCAGAACATGTTGCACCTCCTGTATGGTTGCCTGAATAACATAAATAATCAATTATAAAGTAATTATGGGAACATTGTTTTTTGGAATTTTAGTCTTTTGGAGATGAGCTGAGAACTAGTTTATGCATTTATGATGGTTTCCTAAGTAGAAACTATAATATAGCAAACATCAGAGAGATTATTTAAGATAAGTATTTAGCTCTTTTCGACTTCagaacttgtttgttttttaatataatAGATGCAGTGTGGCATAATTGTGCAACATTCTGGACATTTTTGTCTGCTTCTTCTGCTATTCCTTTGTGAAAATGAATTGTTCCCTTTTTGAATTTTAGAAATAGCAGGCACTAGTATTTCCAGTCAATATTTCCTTTTTGAACAGGCAGTGTCTAGTGCAAATTAATATTTTTACATGCCAAAGTGTAAGCAGATAAGAAAAATAGTTCTAGGAATTGTGTAGTAGTTCCTCTGGTGGTAGTgattggaatgtttttttttgtctaaaatAGGAAATAGATTGTACTATTAGTCTTACCTGTATCTGCTCAAATACTTCAAAATGAAAGGAGCATAAAAACGGCCTCAGATGAAGGAATGTTTATAGATGCTAACAGTATTAATAAGCAGTAGAATTCACATGTGAGAATAAGAAAAAGGgcaacttttcctttttttcagtgCACATTGTTCCATGAAGGGTGAGTCACTGTGTACAGAAGCTGTTTGGCCACCAGCCAAGTGATGGCATCAAGCGAGCTATGGATAACCTCATGGGAATCCCTTTTCAAACAGtctgcagaggagctgaagaagagaaCGTTGCAGTGATGATGTAAAGAAATCAAGCAGTTTCCAGAGGAATTATTGTGGTGACTctgcgtgcacacgcacacatacaggCCACAGATATGCCAGCACACTAGTTAGTGTGGGTTGTGGAAATATGTGACCTTCCTCTGATGTAAGCTCAGCCTTCTCTGTGGCCCTGTTGTAGTTCCTGCATATGTAGAAGGTATGTTTAGCATGAAAGATCGAATTGTTGTGTTGTAAGTATTGGGTCAAATGACTGGAAAGGATCAAATATCTGCACCATCGTTAAGTACGGCTGAAGAACTACAACAAACAAAGTCACAACATATACCTCACCTAAAGTTTGAAGAGTTGTCCTCAACAAGGAACTCTGCACATTTGCCTCCATCAAGATCTTTAATGCTT
The DNA window shown above is from Takifugu flavidus isolate HTHZ2018 chromosome 10, ASM371156v2, whole genome shotgun sequence and carries:
- the LOC130532277 gene encoding myelin-associated glycoprotein-like isoform X2, which encodes MWCLKLVFPLLLIINEVNCQWNVWLPREISAMTNSCVVIPCTFIYPSGIRPYRGVHGIWYFGQPYPQLFPPVVFKTRTDVVHESYKGRTELLGDLQQRNCTLLINNIGAEHSGKYYFRADLGGANMYTFPDYSELKVLDQPNIDVPEDIVSDNELELMCSAPDNCPSMTPQVQWMYTDYLPDPEFSSEYLANDNSAVLSSTLRFTPRPMHNGQLLGCRVYYPNTTLVYERLISLDIKYAPRSVWVNVSSEVMEGSSVMLHCEVDSNPPPRISWLFGENELLWDTASNLSLSLDDVTPTKEGIYTCVGDNGYGIMNTSMYLAVKYPPREPVVNESMIVQEGTTLALHCSTQGSPAPTLTWLKDGELVGTITADELSVLEIVEITPQGDGQYRCLAENEHGRASSSFNITVEYAPVFLDESKCTVVREGVQCVCMASGNPEPTIEFYLPDLNITVNETDGQYNFFSHTDGHTTTGMIKLREKGERADNGPAVNVHCSVFNMYGRKSVQLELQQEKKYMMAVIVGTIGGVAVIAFIIAAVRYVGHNNKKENGNPRQDVVLENPALYYSAVKKDKQNLRKKVGEDGDYQAVGSMAGMERQELNYASLEFIGGRSKKGASGKKEDGSNYREIKAK
- the LOC130532277 gene encoding myelin-associated glycoprotein-like isoform X3; translation: MTNSCVVIPCTFIYPSGIRPYRGVHGIWYFGQPYPQLFPPVVFKTRTDVVHESYKGRTELLGDLQQRNCTLLINNIGAEHSGKYYFRADLGGANMYTFPDYSELKVLDQPNIDVPEDIVSDNELELMCSAPDNCPSMTPQVQWMYTDYLPDPEFSSEYLANDNSAVLSSTLRFTPRPMHNGQLLGCRVYYPNTTLVYERLISLDIKYAPRSVWVNVSSEVMEGSSVMLHCEVDSNPPPRISWLFGENELLWDTASNLSLSLDDVTPTKEGIYTCVGDNGYGIMNTSMYLAVKYPPREPVVNESMIVQEGTTLALHCSTQGSPAPTLTWLKDGELVGTITADELSVLEIVEITPQGDGQYRCLAENEHGRASSSFNITVEYAPVFLDESKCTVVREGVQCVCMASGNPEPTIEFYLPDLNITVNETDGQYNFFSHTDGHTTTGMIKLREKGERADNGPAVNVHCSVFNMYGRKSVQLELQQEKKYMMAVIVGTIGGVAVIAFIIAAVRYVGHNNKKENGNPRQDVVLENPALYYSAVKKDKQNLRKKVLKTELLGSKFNSILEETTGEDGDYQAVGSMAGMERQELNYASLEFIGGRSKKGASGKKEDGSNYREIKAK
- the LOC130532277 gene encoding myelin-associated glycoprotein-like isoform X1: MWCLKLVFPLLLIINEVNCQWNVWLPREISAMTNSCVVIPCTFIYPSGIRPYRGVHGIWYFGQPYPQLFPPVVFKTRTDVVHESYKGRTELLGDLQQRNCTLLINNIGAEHSGKYYFRADLGGANMYTFPDYSELKVLDQPNIDVPEDIVSDNELELMCSAPDNCPSMTPQVQWMYTDYLPDPEFSSEYLANDNSAVLSSTLRFTPRPMHNGQLLGCRVYYPNTTLVYERLISLDIKYAPRSVWVNVSSEVMEGSSVMLHCEVDSNPPPRISWLFGENELLWDTASNLSLSLDDVTPTKEGIYTCVGDNGYGIMNTSMYLAVKYPPREPVVNESMIVQEGTTLALHCSTQGSPAPTLTWLKDGELVGTITADELSVLEIVEITPQGDGQYRCLAENEHGRASSSFNITVEYAPVFLDESKCTVVREGVQCVCMASGNPEPTIEFYLPDLNITVNETDGQYNFFSHTDGHTTTGMIKLREKGERADNGPAVNVHCSVFNMYGRKSVQLELQQEKKYMMAVIVGTIGGVAVIAFIIAAVRYVGHNNKKENGNPRQDVVLENPALYYSAVKKDKQNLRKKVLKTELLGSKFNSILEETTGEDGDYQAVGSMAGMERQELNYASLEFIGGRSKKGASGKKEDGSNYREIKAK